A single Glycine soja cultivar W05 chromosome 14, ASM419377v2, whole genome shotgun sequence DNA region contains:
- the LOC114384068 gene encoding uncharacterized protein LOC114384068, whose protein sequence is MLRDGYEPEMGLGQNGDSTTSLVKFFENYGRFGLGYEPTHADKRRVALERKERSLAHLQGWRPQMERVPICDISKSFVSARSNNESCESSDTENPDVDFKQLVNEAEEEENEDWELPPDLRRMVEQEEREVKLHREETEVVNLGIGEEKKKVKVGTHMPANVRDKLVTLLGDYQDIFAWSYQDMPDKDGTRGYGKDNLHHSMGNLLLQGDVIWAEERWGNIPAVMVALFHNMMHKEIEVYVNDMITKSRTEEEHLVNLQKLFGWLRKYRLRLNPTKCTFRVKSKILLGFVVSQKGIEVDPDKVKAILEMPKPRTEKQVRGFLGRLKYIARFISQLTATCEPFFRLLHKNQSVQWDDDCQVAFERIKRSLMNPPVLMPPVPGRPIILYMTVLDESMGCVLGQHDEPGKKGTGHLLLEQEVHNMRDELLVAREDVLCLGVGSSPFEAVYVELHYLVLLSEFDIVYVTQKAIKGSTLADYLAQQPISDYLSMHPEFPDEDIMALFEEEVEEEDKDKWVVWFDGVSNALGHGIGAVLVSPDKQYIPFTVRLCFDCTNNIIEYEAYALGIRAAIDFRVKLVKVYGDSTLVIHQLKGEWETRDHKLVPYQVYIRKLMELFDDISFHHIPRDENQMADALTTLSSMFKVSPHEDLPYIKFRCRVDPAYCCLIEQE, encoded by the exons ATGTTAAGGGATGGGTATGAGCCTGAAATGGGTTTAGGCCAGAATGGTGATAGCACGACAAGCTTGGTGAAGTTCTTTGAAAACTATGGGAGGTTCGGTCTGGGTTACGAGCCAACACATGCCGATAAGAGAAGGGTCGCCttagaaaggaaagaaagaagccTAGCCCATTTACAAGGGTGGAGACCACAGATGGAAAGGGTCCCTATCTGTGACATTAGCAAGAGCTTTGTTAGCGCAAG ATCCAAcaatgagtcctgtgaaagtagTGATACCGAGAACCCGGATGTTGATTTTAAGCAACTTGTAAATGAAGCCGAGGAGGAAGAAAATGAGGATTGGGAACTTCCCCCAGATTTGAGGAGAATGGTGGAGCAAGAAGAAAGGGAGGTGAAGCTGCACCGGGAAGAGACAGAGGTAGTGAATTTAGGCATtggtgaagaaaaaaagaaggtcAAGGTTGGCACTCATATGCCCGCGAACGTCCGAGATAAGTTAGTGACTCTGTTgggagactaccaagacatcttcgcttGGTCTTACCAGGATATGCCTG ataaagatggcaccagaggatatggaaaagacaacCTTCATCACTCTATGGGGAACCTTCTGCTACAAGGTGATGTCATTTGGGCTGAAGAACGCTGGGGCAACATACCAGCGGTCATGGTGGCGTTATTCCAcaacatgatgcataaagagatcgaggtctacgtgaaTGACATGATCACCAAATCAAGAACGGAGGAGGAACACCTAGTCAATTTGCAAAAGTTGTTCGGGTGGCTGCGTAAATATAGGTTAAGGCTGAATCCTACAAAGTGTACGTTCAGGGTAAAATCCAAAATATTACTTGGCTTTGTCGTTAGccagaaaggaatagaggtgGATCCAGACAAGGTAAAAGCAATTCTTGAGATGCCCAAGCCACGTAccgagaagcaggttcggggttTCTTAGGAAGGTTGAAGTACATAGCgagattcatatcacagttaACTGCCACTTGCGAGCCTTTTTTCAGATTATTGCATAAAAATCAGTCTGTCCAATGGGACGATGATTGTCAAGTGGCGTTTGAAAGGATTAAACGGTCTTTaatgaatcctcctgtgctcATGCCACCGGTGCCCGGAAGACCTATTATCCTATACATGACAGTATTAGATGAGTCGATGGGGTGTGTGTTGGGACAACACGATGAACCCGGAAAAAAGGGAACGGGCCATCTACTACTTGAGCAAGAAGTTCACAACATGCGAGATGAACTACTCGTTGCTAGAGAGGACGTGTTGTGCCTTGGCGTGGGCAGCTCACCATTTGAGGCAGTATATGTTGAATTACACTACTTG GTTCTGCTGTCAGAATTCGATATTGTCTATGTCACTCAGAAGGCGATAAAGGGGAGCACTTTGGCAGATTATCTAGCTCAACAACCCATAAGCGATTATCTGTCTATGCATCCAGAATTCCCTGATGAGGATATTATGGCCTTGTTTGAAGAGGAGGTTGAAGAAGAGGACAAGGATAAGTGGGTTGTGTGGTTTGACGGTGTGTCTAATGCACTAGGCCATGGGATTGGGGCGGTGTTGGTTTCCCCGGACAAGCAATATATACCTTTCACAGTTAGGTTGTGTTTCGACTGCACAAACAATATAATAGAGTACGAGGCATATGCCCTAGGGATTCGAGCGGCGATTGACTTTAGGGTCAAGTTGGTCAAAGTATATGGGGACTCGACATTGGTCATTCATCAATTGAAAGGTGAATGGGAGACCAGAGACCACAAGTTGGTGCCTTACCAGGTTTACATCAGGAAATTGATGGAACTCTTTGATGACATATCATTTCATCATATTCCTAGAGATGAAAACCAGATGGCTGACGCCCTTACCACTCTATCGTCCATGTTCAAAGTGAGCCCACATGAAGATTTGCCATACATCAAATTCAGATGTCGTGTTGATCCTGCATATTGTTGTTTGATAGAACAGGAATAG